A region of uncultured Anaeromusa sp. DNA encodes the following proteins:
- a CDS encoding GGDEF domain-containing protein, which yields MTEKMIYMLNKVLRREKWRPLIVCGGYSLMALICLIDYSTGYVTRISGLYIFPTILIAVAADWPNAIFSVAIATLIKGISDLKLEGNIGIAVWNSMLTLFTYSILVTLLIRFRDKTDREQKIAITDTLTGLYNLAGFNEIAGWELAQSKRYNRAFSLIYFDCDKFKRINDTFGHSIGDELLQTVGGVLKLELREADYSFRWGGDEFVVLLPNTAQEGAAHAAEKIKEHLSEAMEEHQWPVTFSMGVATFSKHPLNLDEMLGQADRLMYAVKNEGGDGVRYATY from the coding sequence ATGACGGAGAAAATGATTTATATGCTAAACAAAGTTCTTCGTAGAGAAAAATGGCGGCCATTAATAGTTTGCGGCGGCTATTCTCTAATGGCATTAATTTGTTTAATTGATTATTCGACTGGTTATGTGACGCGAATAAGCGGATTGTATATTTTCCCCACAATCTTGATAGCAGTAGCTGCTGATTGGCCTAATGCGATTTTCTCTGTGGCTATAGCGACTTTGATCAAAGGGATATCCGATTTAAAGCTTGAAGGCAATATCGGAATTGCTGTATGGAACAGTATGCTTACTCTTTTTACCTATAGTATCTTGGTGACGTTGCTGATACGTTTTCGCGACAAGACAGATCGAGAACAGAAAATTGCTATTACAGACACGTTGACAGGGCTGTATAATTTAGCTGGTTTTAACGAAATAGCAGGTTGGGAATTAGCGCAGAGTAAGCGATATAATCGAGCATTTAGCCTCATATACTTTGATTGTGATAAGTTTAAGCGAATAAACGATACTTTTGGTCATTCGATAGGGGACGAATTACTACAAACCGTTGGTGGCGTATTGAAGTTGGAATTGCGAGAAGCTGATTATAGCTTTAGATGGGGTGGCGATGAGTTTGTAGTCCTATTGCCCAATACGGCCCAAGAAGGGGCGGCGCATGCTGCAGAAAAAATTAAAGAGCACTTATCCGAGGCGATGGAAGAGCACCAGTGGCCTGTGACTTTTAGTATGGGTGTGGCGACTTTTAGTAAGCATCCGCTCAATTTGGACGAAATGCTTGGGCAGGCTGATCGGCTAATGTATGCGGTGAAAAATGAAGGCGGGGATGGGGTTCGCTATGCTACGTATTAA
- a CDS encoding glycosidase: protein MEKHNFKTKLQDLNKHSYKELFLRNPQNPILSAKDWPYPVNSVFNPAAIHFQGKTLLLARVEDRRGFSHFTKAVSANGVDNWQIDSSPTLEADVALHPEERWGIEDPRITWLSELDKWAITFTAFSRGGPLVAMALTQDFINFERLGPIMPPEDKDAALFPRRIQGKWMLIHRPITANYVPGAHIWLSASPDLKQWGERQILMHARRGSWWDGEKIGLAAPPIETASGWILLYHGVRQTCSGSIYRLGLALLDLDEPSKVLHRSDEWVFGPSESYERNGDVDDVVFPSGWVLNNETGLLKMYYGAADSCIAMATTTITDLLDYLKQCPESLDEALY from the coding sequence ATGGAAAAACACAACTTTAAGACAAAACTTCAAGATTTGAATAAACACTCCTATAAAGAGCTATTTTTAAGAAATCCGCAAAATCCAATTTTATCAGCGAAGGATTGGCCCTATCCAGTAAATTCCGTATTTAACCCAGCTGCAATACACTTCCAAGGCAAGACTTTACTCCTTGCCAGAGTAGAAGATCGCCGAGGATTTTCTCACTTTACCAAGGCAGTCAGTGCAAATGGCGTAGATAACTGGCAAATAGACTCGTCCCCTACGCTAGAGGCTGATGTAGCCTTGCACCCTGAAGAACGCTGGGGCATAGAAGATCCCAGAATCACATGGCTTTCCGAACTTGACAAATGGGCGATAACTTTTACAGCTTTTTCCCGGGGCGGCCCCCTAGTCGCAATGGCGTTGACCCAGGATTTTATTAACTTTGAACGCCTTGGCCCGATCATGCCTCCTGAAGATAAGGATGCGGCTCTCTTTCCTCGCCGCATTCAAGGGAAATGGATGTTAATTCATAGGCCCATTACAGCCAACTATGTTCCTGGAGCGCACATATGGTTATCTGCTTCTCCTGATTTAAAGCAGTGGGGGGAACGACAGATATTAATGCATGCTCGTCGGGGTAGCTGGTGGGATGGAGAAAAAATTGGCCTAGCTGCACCGCCAATAGAAACAGCCTCCGGATGGATTCTTTTATATCACGGCGTGCGGCAAACTTGTTCCGGTTCTATTTATCGCCTAGGATTAGCGCTTCTCGACTTAGATGAGCCAAGTAAAGTTTTACATCGAAGTGACGAATGGGTCTTTGGCCCCTCCGAATCCTACGAAAGAAACGGAGATGTCGATGATGTCGTATTCCCAAGCGGCTGGGTATTAAACAATGAAACCGGCTTGTTGAAAATGTACTATGGGGCTGCTGACTCTTGCATTGCAATGGCTACAACTACGATCACTGATTTATTAGACTATCTTAAACAATGCCCAGAATCATTAGATGAAGCTCTTTATTAG
- a CDS encoding glycosyltransferase family 4 protein — MINETCTKTIGFLSTYPPSECGLATFTEDLVHALNVHPVMHTKVIAVLEHQDELISDTTDFRLSKHEQSSYFQAAQWANDTLDLLVIEHEYGIFGGECGEYILDLVKTLTIPFVITTHTVLLSPSLKQQLILSQAGNLSTKVITMAESSIPILASTYGIDIKKIVFIPHGVPGIKTQSRNQLKSIYSLQQKTVISSFGLISPAKGLEYGIKAISKLAPDHPNLLYLILGKTHPSVKEINGESYRQQLINLSQRLGVKNNVHFIDKYLTKEEIMAYLGLSDAYLTPYLSKEQAVSGTLAYAMGCGRVIISTPYRYAQEMLGNGRGLLAKFKDAASIAACIQTVLENPMRKKRMENKTLAIGKTMLWSNVAQKYVDLFGNILKTAHREASVVAAIKQPEMQVE; from the coding sequence ATGATAAACGAAACATGCACAAAAACCATCGGCTTTCTGAGCACTTACCCCCCGAGCGAATGCGGCTTAGCAACTTTTACTGAAGACTTAGTTCACGCCTTAAATGTTCATCCGGTTATGCATACAAAAGTAATTGCCGTCCTTGAACATCAAGACGAGTTAATCTCGGACACGACGGATTTTAGATTATCCAAACATGAACAGTCTAGCTACTTCCAGGCCGCTCAGTGGGCAAATGACACTTTGGATTTATTAGTTATTGAACATGAATATGGTATTTTCGGCGGTGAATGCGGTGAATACATCCTCGATTTAGTAAAAACGCTGACGATTCCTTTCGTCATCACAACGCATACCGTGCTCTTATCTCCTTCTTTAAAACAACAGCTTATTCTAAGCCAAGCAGGGAATTTGAGTACAAAAGTAATAACAATGGCAGAAAGCTCTATACCCATACTAGCCAGCACTTATGGAATTGACATAAAAAAAATCGTTTTCATTCCTCATGGTGTCCCCGGCATAAAAACTCAGTCAAGGAACCAACTGAAATCTATATATTCCCTCCAGCAAAAAACTGTCATTAGCAGTTTTGGGCTAATTAGCCCTGCAAAAGGACTCGAATACGGAATTAAGGCTATTTCAAAACTGGCTCCAGATCACCCTAACCTACTGTATTTAATTTTAGGAAAAACGCATCCTTCTGTTAAAGAGATTAATGGAGAATCATATCGGCAACAGTTGATAAATTTGTCTCAACGCCTTGGAGTTAAAAACAACGTACACTTTATTGATAAATATTTGACCAAAGAAGAAATCATGGCTTATCTGGGCTTATCCGATGCATATCTGACGCCATATTTATCAAAAGAACAAGCAGTCAGCGGAACGTTAGCCTATGCAATGGGATGCGGGAGAGTTATTATATCTACTCCTTATCGTTATGCTCAGGAAATGCTAGGCAATGGTCGTGGGTTGCTTGCAAAATTCAAAGACGCTGCCTCTATTGCTGCATGTATCCAAACCGTATTAGAAAATCCTATGCGAAAAAAAAGAATGGAAAATAAAACGCTAGCTATTGGAAAAACCATGTTATGGAGTAATGTAGCTCAAAAATATGTAGACTTATTTGGCAATATCTTGAAAACAGCCCACAGAGAAGCTTCGGTGGTTGCTGCAATAAAACAACCAGAAATGCAGGTGGAATAA
- a CDS encoding glycosyltransferase, whose amino-acid sequence MTPWGNSFNDTHLLLLTDDTGIFQHTRYSIPDLSKGYTTDDNARAFILAIMLYEEKRTKEYLALVMRYLAFILYAQNDDGHFRNFMTYSREFTEDRGSEDCFGRCFWALSYGMASSRLPKGIKSACASAIKLALPQIPLLQSVRGQAYAIIGLGLLGAEYDDLIKKLADSLATQYEHCAAKTSWYWFEDMLTYDNALLPWALFVAFHQTKQVRFLQIAQQSLLFLDQATFQEGVFHPIGCTGWWPRGSVAALYDQQPVEASMATLAHIAAFKITGEKKMLALAQQSFSWYLGKNSLGKSLIDPDTGGCFDGLTPTGVNENQGSESIVGYGIAKLALSAV is encoded by the coding sequence ATGACTCCCTGGGGAAACTCATTCAATGATACTCACTTGCTTCTTCTAACTGATGACACGGGAATCTTCCAGCACACGCGGTATAGCATTCCCGATTTGTCAAAAGGATATACAACAGACGATAATGCCCGTGCTTTCATTTTAGCAATAATGCTATACGAAGAAAAACGAACAAAAGAATATTTAGCTCTTGTAATGCGTTATTTAGCATTTATTTTATATGCTCAAAATGATGATGGACATTTTCGAAATTTCATGACCTATAGCCGTGAATTTACAGAAGATCGAGGATCAGAGGATTGCTTTGGTCGCTGTTTTTGGGCTTTAAGTTACGGAATGGCTTCTTCTCGCCTGCCAAAAGGGATAAAGTCCGCTTGTGCAAGCGCTATCAAGCTTGCCCTCCCTCAAATACCACTGTTACAGTCTGTTCGTGGCCAAGCCTATGCCATAATTGGGCTTGGGCTTTTGGGGGCGGAGTATGATGACCTGATCAAAAAGCTTGCAGATTCCCTTGCAACTCAATATGAACACTGTGCTGCTAAAACAAGTTGGTACTGGTTTGAGGATATGTTAACCTACGACAATGCCTTACTACCGTGGGCATTGTTTGTAGCTTTTCATCAAACTAAACAAGTTCGATTCTTGCAAATAGCGCAACAGAGCTTACTGTTTCTCGATCAAGCAACTTTCCAAGAGGGAGTTTTTCATCCAATTGGTTGTACTGGCTGGTGGCCCAGAGGAAGCGTTGCAGCCTTGTATGATCAACAACCAGTGGAAGCATCCATGGCTACCTTAGCACATATAGCCGCTTTCAAAATCACCGGTGAAAAAAAGATGCTCGCCTTGGCTCAGCAAAGTTTTTCTTGGTATTTAGGAAAAAATTCATTAGGAAAAAGTCTGATTGATCCAGACACGGGAGGTTGTTTTGATGGCCTCACTCCCACAGGAGTTAATGAGAACCAAGGTTCAGAAAGCATTGTCGGTTATGGCATTGCCAAGTTAGCTTTATCAGCCGTTTGA
- a CDS encoding mannose-1-phosphate guanylyltransferase/mannose-6-phosphate isomerase yields MKIVILAGGGGTRLYPLSRSSYPKQFLKIDGEQSLLAKTISRCLAIAPPSDIIIVTNSAYQHHVQAEIAHAKADGVHILLESTGRNTAPSVALSVRYCLDKLDCAKDEVILVMPSDHIIQSQSNFSTQAAQAIRLATQGKIIVFGIIPTKPETGYGYIHAGPPWNDAFLVKEFKEKPDQKTAETYLESGDYYWNSGIFAFTIDCIKTEFETYQPAIFQNLLLPYIKMRENFDQMPSISLDYAIAEHSKKLALIPFQGYWNDVGSWDAVYESMPKDESGNALKGDCLPLHCTNSLMISHSRLLACIGLENILVVETNDVIVVTQRGESQDMKELVVELTSRGRKEATENSTVYRPWGNYTVIGEGDGYKLKTIEVAAGQKLSLQLHYHRSEHWVVIGGTAKVTVGQTTRMVHKNESAYIPPSTKHRLENPGKLPLKIIEIQNGDYLEEDDIVRFEDNYGRI; encoded by the coding sequence ATGAAAATCGTTATTTTAGCTGGCGGCGGCGGAACACGCCTATATCCATTATCGCGCAGTTCCTACCCAAAACAGTTTCTTAAAATTGACGGAGAGCAATCTTTGTTAGCAAAGACAATCAGCCGTTGCCTTGCTATTGCGCCGCCGTCAGATATAATAATCGTTACAAATTCTGCTTATCAGCATCATGTGCAAGCAGAAATAGCACATGCAAAGGCCGATGGCGTTCATATTTTACTAGAGTCCACAGGAAGAAATACAGCTCCCTCCGTAGCTTTATCTGTACGTTATTGTTTAGATAAGCTTGACTGTGCTAAAGACGAAGTAATTTTAGTTATGCCTTCGGATCATATTATTCAGTCGCAAAGTAATTTTTCTACGCAAGCAGCGCAAGCAATTCGTCTCGCAACCCAAGGAAAGATTATTGTTTTTGGCATTATACCAACAAAGCCGGAAACCGGTTACGGCTATATTCATGCAGGCCCGCCTTGGAATGACGCCTTTTTAGTAAAAGAGTTTAAAGAAAAACCAGACCAGAAAACGGCTGAAACCTATCTTGAGTCTGGCGACTATTACTGGAACTCCGGAATATTTGCTTTTACCATTGACTGCATAAAGACGGAGTTTGAGACATATCAGCCTGCTATTTTCCAAAACTTGCTTCTTCCCTATATTAAAATGCGGGAAAACTTCGATCAAATGCCTTCTATTTCTCTGGACTATGCCATAGCCGAACATTCTAAGAAACTGGCGCTTATTCCCTTTCAAGGATATTGGAATGATGTCGGGTCGTGGGATGCAGTATATGAATCAATGCCAAAAGATGAATCTGGCAATGCTCTCAAAGGCGACTGCCTGCCATTGCATTGCACAAACAGTTTGATGATAAGTCACAGCCGGCTGCTTGCATGCATTGGTCTTGAAAACATCTTAGTCGTTGAAACAAATGACGTCATCGTTGTTACACAACGAGGCGAATCACAAGATATGAAAGAGCTAGTTGTGGAATTAACCTCCCGCGGGCGTAAAGAAGCGACAGAAAACAGCACCGTATATCGTCCCTGGGGCAATTATACCGTTATAGGAGAAGGAGACGGCTATAAACTAAAGACCATTGAAGTTGCCGCCGGACAAAAACTAAGCTTGCAATTACACTATCATCGCAGTGAGCATTGGGTAGTAATCGGCGGAACCGCAAAAGTCACCGTGGGACAAACAACAAGAATGGTGCATAAAAACGAGAGCGCTTATATTCCCCCTTCAACTAAACATCGTTTAGAAAATCCAGGAAAGCTCCCCTTGAAAATTATCGAAATTCAAAATGGAGATTATTTAGAAGAAGATGATATTGTTCGTTTTGAAGACAATTATGGTCGTATCTAA
- a CDS encoding NHLP bacteriocin export ABC transporter permease/ATPase subunit gives MRAGESAQQEESLDLAPGKELWLNDAESVLQIVSGTVDVYAVASAGMWQGQQTFLFEAVQGQTLFSLPAVESGGAITLMVIAPRGALFKKMTRSGMLAKTMQRGEHLLEAIWFMLEEWLEALLSAAVTASLPRSLIPLEAGESVTVQRGQMIRPLKNMLWVRPTSGTVRYGPLPEQVLTHEVDFPLIFGWWLTADDEVSLRGVATDEVFSLSVLKEPMYFWQPLGRCHQLFCSLIELQFAATVRRGGERLVERRQLRERLLYDAAHQLLRTDMPDIPPVETMASPSCLLTVVRAVAVHLGAAEQVRLPAGADPSCQDLFMLRHVVRLAGMQMRQVCLEVGWQKQDNGPLIGFRGAERHMVALLPVSANQYRLLDPDRAETILVTKDTACEIDSIAYTVYAGLPGKSISLSALLRFMIKKCWASDVGTILLVSFIAGIIPVLIPLVTQTIFEDIIPVYERQGLITVVQVMLAAAFAAVGVSFVRGVAVLRLKNRARLAAEAAVWLRLLSLPVSFFRRYEAGDLTQRMQSVNQLFMLLSNASVSALFNTLFSFCSLLVMLYYSWQLTAVAMVVWLVYLGISVFLQWRMVTAKRHMLKAAGETAGQVLQIFNGLSKFRMQGAEAQAFYLWSRKFGEQWKWNRKFRWKSNWLECVNTLQPVILNMMVFGLTMYWLDRNGAGAPANFITFPEFMGFNAALVGFNATLTGLIMVSANLLDVVPQLERIRPILETEPEVVDDKAEVGLLSGWVEISNVSFRYEADLPLVLRNVSMNIRPGQFIAIVGASGSGKSTLLRLLLGFEKTEIGSIYYDGQDLAEVNVTSVRAQMGVVLQNSQLMAGDILSNIIGSLPLTIHDAWQAAKMVGLAEDIEAMPMGMHTVISEGGSNISGGQRQRILIARAIVHQPRLILFDEATSALDNRTQAMVAESLERLNATRIVVAHRLSTVINADCIYVLDQGELVESGTYEKLMAQDGLFANLAHRQMA, from the coding sequence ATGAGAGCGGGGGAGTCGGCGCAACAAGAAGAGAGTCTGGACTTAGCTCCAGGCAAAGAGTTATGGCTCAACGATGCGGAATCTGTGCTGCAGATAGTGTCTGGTACCGTAGATGTATACGCGGTAGCTTCGGCGGGAATGTGGCAAGGTCAGCAAACTTTTTTATTCGAAGCTGTGCAAGGGCAAACGCTGTTTAGTCTTCCGGCGGTAGAGAGCGGTGGGGCGATAACGCTTATGGTGATTGCACCTCGCGGGGCGCTTTTTAAAAAGATGACGCGTAGCGGAATGCTGGCGAAGACCATGCAGCGTGGAGAGCATCTTCTAGAAGCGATCTGGTTTATGCTGGAAGAATGGCTGGAAGCGTTATTGTCGGCGGCAGTAACCGCCTCTCTGCCTCGGTCGCTTATCCCGTTAGAGGCTGGCGAGTCGGTAACTGTGCAACGAGGCCAAATGATCAGACCGCTAAAGAACATGCTTTGGGTTCGGCCTACAAGCGGTACTGTGCGTTATGGGCCTCTTCCAGAGCAAGTATTAACCCACGAAGTGGACTTTCCTTTGATTTTCGGGTGGTGGTTGACGGCAGACGACGAAGTAAGTCTTAGGGGCGTAGCTACCGATGAGGTATTTTCTTTGTCCGTTCTTAAGGAGCCGATGTATTTTTGGCAGCCTCTTGGTAGATGCCATCAACTCTTTTGTTCACTGATCGAGTTGCAGTTTGCTGCGACCGTCCGACGCGGTGGCGAGCGGCTAGTAGAGAGAAGGCAATTAAGGGAACGGCTATTGTACGATGCCGCTCATCAACTGCTGCGTACAGATATGCCGGACATACCTCCGGTGGAGACCATGGCCTCACCATCTTGTCTGCTGACGGTCGTAAGGGCCGTGGCTGTCCATTTAGGTGCAGCGGAACAGGTGCGATTGCCAGCGGGGGCGGATCCATCGTGCCAGGATCTATTTATGCTGAGGCATGTTGTCCGATTGGCCGGCATGCAGATGCGGCAAGTCTGCCTAGAAGTGGGATGGCAGAAGCAAGATAACGGTCCGCTTATTGGTTTCCGGGGGGCTGAGCGGCATATGGTGGCATTATTGCCAGTGTCAGCGAATCAGTACCGTTTGCTGGACCCGGACCGCGCGGAGACGATTCTGGTAACCAAAGATACAGCGTGTGAGATTGACTCTATTGCGTATACGGTGTACGCAGGGTTGCCGGGGAAATCAATTAGTTTGTCGGCATTGCTGCGTTTTATGATTAAAAAGTGCTGGGCCAGCGACGTGGGGACGATTTTACTTGTTAGCTTTATTGCAGGTATCATTCCTGTCTTGATACCGTTGGTTACACAGACTATTTTTGAAGATATAATTCCTGTTTATGAGCGCCAGGGCCTGATTACCGTGGTACAGGTCATGCTGGCAGCCGCTTTTGCTGCGGTTGGCGTTTCTTTTGTCCGCGGTGTTGCTGTTTTGAGGCTGAAAAACAGGGCGAGACTGGCTGCCGAGGCTGCAGTATGGCTACGTTTACTGTCTTTGCCTGTTTCCTTTTTTCGACGCTATGAAGCCGGAGATTTAACCCAACGTATGCAGAGTGTTAATCAACTATTTATGCTGTTATCCAATGCATCGGTGTCAGCCTTGTTCAATACGTTGTTTTCTTTTTGTAGCCTGCTGGTTATGCTGTATTATAGTTGGCAGTTAACCGCCGTGGCAATGGTCGTATGGCTTGTATATCTTGGTATAAGCGTATTTTTGCAATGGCGTATGGTGACGGCTAAACGGCATATGTTGAAGGCGGCAGGAGAGACGGCTGGACAGGTACTGCAAATTTTTAACGGGTTGAGCAAGTTTCGCATGCAAGGAGCAGAAGCTCAAGCTTTTTATTTGTGGTCTCGAAAATTTGGTGAACAGTGGAAATGGAATAGAAAGTTTCGTTGGAAGTCCAATTGGCTGGAATGTGTCAATACGTTGCAACCGGTGATTTTGAACATGATGGTTTTTGGTTTGACAATGTATTGGCTTGATCGGAATGGGGCAGGAGCGCCGGCGAATTTCATAACTTTTCCGGAATTTATGGGCTTCAACGCGGCTCTGGTTGGCTTTAACGCTACTCTGACAGGTCTGATCATGGTGAGTGCCAATTTGCTTGACGTTGTTCCACAGCTGGAACGGATTCGTCCGATATTGGAGACTGAGCCGGAAGTGGTCGATGATAAAGCCGAGGTTGGTCTGCTAAGCGGCTGGGTTGAAATCAGTAATGTTTCTTTTCGGTATGAAGCGGATCTGCCGCTGGTATTGCGCAATGTATCTATGAATATACGTCCGGGACAATTTATCGCCATTGTGGGGGCTTCTGGCAGTGGGAAATCTACGTTGCTGCGCCTCTTGCTGGGCTTTGAAAAAACCGAGATAGGTTCTATTTACTACGATGGTCAGGATTTGGCAGAGGTAAACGTGACTTCTGTGCGGGCCCAGATGGGGGTAGTGCTGCAAAACAGCCAACTGATGGCCGGCGATATTCTGTCTAATATTATCGGGTCGTTGCCGTTGACCATCCATGATGCGTGGCAGGCGGCGAAAATGGTAGGACTGGCTGAAGATATCGAGGCGATGCCTATGGGGATGCATACGGTAATTAGCGAGGGCGGTTCTAATATTTCAGGCGGGCAACGGCAACGGATACTAATTGCCAGAGCCATCGTACATCAGCCGCGCCTGATTCTATTTGATGAGGCCACCAGTGCTCTGGATAATCGCACACAGGCGATGGTAGCTGAGAGCCTTGAACGGTTGAACGCGACACGGATTGTTGTAGCACATCGACTTAGCACGGTAATCAACGCGGATTGTATTTATGTACTGGACCAAGGAGAGCTGGTAGAGTCGGGAACCTATGAGAAACTAATGGCCCAAGATGGTTTGTTTGCTAACCTGGCTCACAGGCAAATGGCGTAG
- a CDS encoding NHLP family bacteriocin export ABC transporter peptidase/permease/ATPase subunit, translated as MIKKRYVKTPTVLQMEAVECGAASLAIILAYYGLYLPLEQLRIECGVSRDGSKASNMMKAARKLGLEGAGFRDSAAGLRERELPLIIHWNFNHFLVLEGFKGGKVYLNDPGSGHRTVTWEVFAKSFTGIALRLQPGPEFKQGGSPPNSLSVLVRRFRGQESTLLFAVLTGAGLIIPGLAIPVLTQVFFDDIVSLKHADWIVNLLLAMGFAVGLQGALTCLRSWCLTRWQGMLTIGESSRFFWHLLRLPMEFFQQRYGGEVASRVQFNETVAAVLTGQAATAVLDVMIAVFYLGMLFQYNVPLTLIGIAFSLVNVSIFYVMHRWMTEQQMKIQQDAGKAYGTAIAGIQTIETIKASGNEGDFFNKWAGYQSKMLETLQKIELSAQVFMLAPSLLAGFNTAVIMAVGGFQIMDGLMTAGIFVAFQNLMGKFQEPLNKLLALNQSLQTTQTQMQRLDDVMQYRIDEEYEHSEIALDIGKAKLSGRVDLQQVTFGYSRLEEPLIKDFNLSVEPGRWVALVGGSGSGKSTIAKLICGLYQPWSGEILFDSVPRSRIPREVLVNSLAVVDQEIVLFAGTVAENLSLFDSTLSRFEIVRAAKDAAIHTEITALRGGYETLVQEGGKNFSGGQCQRMEIARVLAMNPSVLVLDEATSALDPLTEQTVINNLRRRGCAGIVVAHRLSTIRDCDEIIVMKDGQVVQRGSHEAMMAVDGPYRELLAHDAIVSVQKGERT; from the coding sequence ATGATAAAAAAACGGTATGTCAAAACTCCGACGGTTTTGCAAATGGAGGCAGTGGAATGCGGGGCGGCGTCTTTGGCGATCATTCTCGCTTATTATGGACTGTATCTTCCGTTGGAACAACTAAGGATAGAGTGCGGTGTTTCCCGTGACGGTAGTAAAGCCAGCAATATGATGAAAGCGGCTCGGAAGCTAGGATTGGAGGGGGCCGGTTTTCGAGATAGTGCAGCTGGACTGCGTGAACGGGAGCTGCCTTTGATTATTCATTGGAATTTTAACCATTTTCTCGTATTAGAAGGTTTTAAAGGCGGAAAAGTGTACTTAAATGATCCTGGATCCGGACATCGAACGGTGACTTGGGAGGTATTTGCCAAGTCTTTTACTGGGATTGCATTGAGGTTACAACCCGGACCGGAGTTTAAACAAGGAGGTTCACCGCCTAATTCTCTTTCGGTTTTGGTTAGGCGGTTTCGCGGTCAAGAGTCTACGCTGTTGTTTGCTGTGTTGACTGGAGCCGGGTTGATTATTCCCGGCTTGGCCATTCCGGTACTTACTCAGGTTTTTTTTGATGATATCGTATCTCTCAAACACGCCGATTGGATCGTTAACTTGCTGCTGGCAATGGGCTTTGCAGTGGGGTTGCAGGGGGCGCTGACTTGTCTGCGTTCTTGGTGTCTTACCCGTTGGCAAGGGATGCTAACCATTGGAGAATCTAGCCGCTTTTTTTGGCATTTGCTCAGGCTGCCTATGGAGTTTTTTCAACAACGTTACGGCGGTGAAGTTGCTTCACGGGTGCAATTTAATGAAACGGTAGCGGCGGTGCTGACCGGTCAAGCTGCTACCGCGGTTTTGGATGTGATGATAGCCGTTTTCTATTTGGGCATGCTATTTCAGTATAATGTACCATTAACCCTTATCGGTATTGCGTTCAGCCTGGTTAATGTAAGTATTTTTTATGTAATGCATCGATGGATGACAGAACAGCAAATGAAAATACAGCAGGATGCGGGCAAAGCTTATGGGACGGCTATTGCTGGCATTCAGACGATTGAAACTATCAAGGCGAGCGGTAATGAAGGCGATTTTTTTAATAAATGGGCGGGCTATCAGAGCAAGATGCTGGAAACGCTGCAAAAAATCGAACTGTCAGCCCAAGTTTTCATGCTGGCTCCTTCTCTTTTAGCAGGCTTCAATACGGCTGTTATTATGGCAGTGGGCGGTTTTCAGATCATGGATGGGCTTATGACGGCCGGTATTTTTGTAGCCTTTCAAAATTTGATGGGTAAATTCCAAGAACCACTAAATAAACTGCTTGCCTTGAATCAGTCGCTGCAGACGACGCAGACGCAGATGCAGCGATTAGACGATGTGATGCAGTATCGAATTGACGAGGAATATGAGCATTCGGAGATAGCGCTAGATATTGGCAAAGCCAAACTGTCTGGGCGCGTAGACTTGCAGCAGGTGACGTTCGGTTATAGCCGTTTGGAAGAACCACTGATTAAAGATTTCAATCTCAGCGTTGAACCGGGGCGCTGGGTGGCCTTGGTCGGCGGTTCGGGAAGCGGCAAATCTACCATAGCCAAATTGATATGCGGCCTGTACCAGCCGTGGTCGGGGGAAATCTTGTTCGACAGCGTTCCTCGCAGCCGGATTCCCCGCGAAGTACTTGTAAACTCTCTTGCGGTAGTGGATCAGGAGATTGTCTTGTTTGCCGGTACGGTCGCAGAAAACCTATCCTTGTTCGATTCTACTCTTTCGCGATTTGAAATTGTGAGAGCGGCCAAAGATGCTGCGATTCACACCGAGATCACGGCTCTGAGGGGCGGGTACGAAACGCTCGTGCAAGAAGGAGGCAAAAATTTTAGCGGCGGTCAGTGTCAACGCATGGAAATTGCCAGGGTATTGGCTATGAATCCGTCTGTGCTTGTTTTGGATGAAGCGACCAGCGCGTTAGACCCTTTGACGGAACAGACTGTTATTAACAATCTTCGCCGCCGCGGCTGCGCCGGTATTGTTGTTGCCCACCGCCTAAGTACCATCAGAGACTGTGATGAAATTATCGTGATGAAAGACGGGCAAGTGGTACAGCGAGGCAGTCATGAGGCTATGATGGCTGTGGACGGGCCGTATCGGGAGTTGCTTGCTCACGACGCGATCGTATCTGTGCAGAAGGGGGAACGGACATGA